In Paenibacillus kyungheensis, the following are encoded in one genomic region:
- a CDS encoding peptidylprolyl isomerase produces MLRQSRKNVAFLLIFTALFLIIAGCGNNGTSSSSTGQTGTSGTTTESTSTSTSTDQSGSTTESTGTDSSATTGTTEEASATDNSADFKQANDPIVTIEMENGKKIEIELFPKAAPNTVNNFIALVKSGFYDGLTFHRVIPEFMIQGGDPDGAGTGGPGYSIAGEFKSNNVQNDLKHTRGVLSMARAADPNSGGSQFFIMVADSPQLDGEYAAFGKVTSGMDAVDEIVNLPRDGQDKPNTPAVMKKVTVDTKGVTYPEPEKVK; encoded by the coding sequence ATGTTGCGTCAATCACGTAAAAATGTAGCCTTTTTGCTTATCTTCACAGCGCTATTTTTGATTATTGCAGGCTGTGGTAACAATGGAACAAGCAGTTCCAGCACCGGACAAACAGGCACTTCAGGTACAACGACTGAAAGCACCTCAACAAGTACCTCAACTGACCAATCCGGTTCTACAACCGAATCGACAGGTACAGACAGCTCAGCAACAACAGGCACAACTGAAGAAGCTTCAGCAACAGACAATTCTGCTGATTTCAAACAAGCCAATGACCCTATCGTCACGATAGAAATGGAAAATGGTAAAAAGATCGAAATTGAATTGTTCCCCAAAGCTGCTCCAAATACAGTGAATAACTTTATTGCTTTGGTGAAATCAGGATTCTATGACGGTTTAACTTTCCACCGCGTCATTCCTGAATTTATGATTCAAGGTGGCGATCCTGATGGTGCAGGTACAGGTGGACCTGGCTACAGCATTGCAGGTGAATTCAAGTCCAACAATGTACAAAATGATCTAAAACATACACGTGGTGTTCTTTCGATGGCACGTGCTGCTGATCCTAATTCCGGCGGTTCCCAATTCTTTATTATGGTAGCTGACTCTCCTCAATTGGATGGAGAATATGCAGCATTTGGTAAAGTGACTAGCGGTATGGATGCTGTCGATGAGATTGTCAATCTTCCAAGAGATGGACAAGACAAGCCTAATACTCCTGCTGTTATGAAAAAGGTAACTGTAGATACTAAAGGGGTTACTTATCCTGAGCCTGAGAAAGTAAAATAA
- a CDS encoding AEC family transporter: protein MIFTILYSVVLPIFVLIAVGSILQRVFQLDLYTLAKINFYCITPAAVFMSLYHSDMSAQLLGSVIFFYALYVLILYILGSATSKVMGYTKGKKAAFNNSIMLDNSGNYGLPINDLVFKGDPLAASMQALIMSLQSLLTFTYGVISIQGSRLNGNYRSVIVGFLKMPVPYALLLGLVMHAFAIPLPVILAQPLTYAQQSMVAIALITLGAQIVKYPLRLYRKDIYLSMALRLFAGPAIGLLLIYVLGIHGIPAQALLIASAMPTGVNTSILAEEYRNEPDFAAQTVLVSTLVNVFTITAVIALSHHL from the coding sequence TTGATTTTTACGATTTTGTACAGTGTGGTTCTACCGATTTTTGTTTTGATTGCGGTCGGGTCCATATTACAGCGTGTTTTCCAGTTGGATCTGTATACACTCGCCAAAATCAACTTTTACTGTATTACACCTGCGGCTGTTTTTATGAGTCTCTATCATTCCGATATGTCTGCTCAATTACTTGGAAGTGTTATCTTTTTCTATGCTTTGTATGTATTGATCTTGTATATTTTAGGATCAGCCACTTCCAAAGTGATGGGATATACCAAAGGGAAAAAAGCCGCTTTTAACAACAGTATTATGCTCGATAACTCGGGTAACTATGGTTTACCTATTAACGATCTAGTCTTTAAAGGCGATCCACTGGCTGCTTCTATGCAAGCATTGATTATGTCGCTTCAAAGTCTACTCACTTTTACGTATGGAGTCATTTCGATTCAAGGATCACGACTCAACGGTAATTATCGAAGCGTGATTGTTGGATTTCTGAAAATGCCTGTACCGTATGCGCTGTTACTGGGTCTGGTTATGCATGCGTTTGCGATTCCTTTGCCAGTGATTCTGGCTCAACCGTTAACGTATGCTCAACAATCAATGGTGGCAATTGCGCTAATCACGCTTGGTGCACAGATTGTAAAGTATCCGCTACGCTTATATCGCAAAGACATTTATCTAAGTATGGCGTTACGCTTATTCGCAGGGCCTGCTATCGGGCTTCTACTGATCTATGTATTAGGTATTCATGGCATTCCTGCACAAGCACTGCTGATCGCGTCTGCGATGCCTACAGGTGTGAATACATCGATTCTGGCAGAAGAGTACCGGAATGAACCTGACTTTGCTGCTCAAACGGTCTTAGTGTCTACATTAGTGAATGTATTTACGATTACTGCTGTTATTGCTTTGTCTCATCATTTATAA
- a CDS encoding DUF2339 domain-containing protein, whose amino-acid sequence MDHNDKVEQLEQRILRLEREVAELKQLEMQRRQASPPPVSPNRTAPPPPSGSPFTPPPPTSNWQDAYVNAPPPKGNYNARPQAQPQSGPFAGAQRPPVQAPYTPPVPKPPKDWEHLIARVWLPRVFIVVLILGIVWGFIAVVKAGYLSEPIRCILGVLVAAVLYWLGEREVSKERPALGKVLLGGSIAILILSIVASYLLYDLLPFIFAFLLYIGALVFGVYIALSQRSQSIVGITLIAGYLAPVLIAPDDPNLWIFAGFETIFSAVMLVVAMKYSFRVSYILAFALLHITLGLSMIWYGFSVQNVVAVLIQHAVILAISVLWKKRSTSMQLGVLFTSFAFVGGWLTIYYLDGSETGARWMIAILSLMYSILYASGIQKRTPVGIAYPAMAIFGWFLLLNMIPNFPARMAVILVEGTLAFLLALRFRNKLQLVLACIVYAYALLATLFVPIERFWSASAFNWLILLITIPAIYQIIGKWVHSEDKVYGSLYRKRYILMWAEAILGLTYLSQLVHVASRFQNADVRHLSLSSAWIIYAILIIVIGMVVQKSKLRIIGILFIFFTLLKIIFIDLPDISIGVRAILFIILGVVGLGLSRLFYKRRDNNGQPPSQEPPLEANIPTNNPERSYESSTEPLDNRSADVPPASPDKPKHNDDLS is encoded by the coding sequence GTGGATCATAACGATAAAGTAGAACAACTGGAACAGCGTATTCTCAGGCTTGAACGCGAAGTCGCTGAATTGAAGCAACTAGAAATGCAACGAAGACAGGCTTCGCCTCCACCCGTATCTCCTAATCGAACAGCTCCGCCCCCACCATCTGGCTCACCTTTCACTCCGCCTCCGCCAACATCGAACTGGCAAGATGCTTATGTGAATGCACCGCCACCGAAAGGAAATTACAACGCTAGACCGCAAGCGCAGCCACAGTCAGGACCATTTGCTGGTGCACAGCGCCCACCTGTACAAGCGCCTTACACACCGCCTGTTCCCAAGCCACCCAAAGACTGGGAACATCTGATTGCGCGTGTATGGTTGCCGCGTGTTTTTATCGTTGTATTGATTCTCGGGATTGTGTGGGGATTTATAGCTGTGGTCAAAGCAGGCTATTTGTCTGAACCGATTCGTTGTATTCTCGGCGTACTGGTAGCAGCTGTATTATACTGGCTCGGGGAACGTGAGGTCAGTAAAGAACGACCCGCACTGGGCAAAGTGTTATTAGGCGGATCGATTGCGATTTTAATTTTGTCGATTGTTGCATCGTATCTGTTGTATGACTTGCTTCCGTTTATCTTTGCATTTTTACTGTATATCGGTGCACTTGTATTTGGAGTGTATATAGCATTAAGTCAGCGTTCTCAATCGATTGTTGGGATCACGTTGATCGCAGGTTATCTTGCGCCTGTATTGATTGCTCCTGATGATCCAAATCTATGGATATTTGCTGGATTTGAAACGATTTTCTCAGCAGTCATGTTAGTGGTAGCGATGAAATATTCATTCCGGGTCAGTTATATCCTGGCATTTGCTTTACTACATATTACGCTTGGACTAAGTATGATCTGGTATGGCTTCTCTGTACAAAATGTAGTAGCTGTTTTGATTCAACATGCTGTCATTTTAGCGATTTCTGTATTATGGAAAAAGCGCAGTACTAGTATGCAACTAGGTGTTCTTTTTACCAGCTTCGCCTTTGTGGGCGGATGGCTTACCATTTACTATCTCGATGGTAGTGAGACAGGCGCACGTTGGATGATTGCTATTTTGTCGCTGATGTATAGCATCTTGTATGCTTCCGGTATTCAAAAGCGTACTCCTGTCGGCATTGCTTATCCTGCTATGGCGATCTTTGGTTGGTTTTTGTTATTGAATATGATTCCGAATTTCCCTGCTCGTATGGCTGTTATTTTGGTCGAAGGTACACTAGCGTTCTTATTGGCTCTTCGATTCCGTAACAAATTACAATTGGTTCTCGCTTGTATTGTATATGCGTATGCACTGTTAGCGACATTATTTGTTCCGATCGAACGTTTCTGGTCTGCATCTGCTTTTAACTGGTTAATCTTACTCATTACAATTCCAGCAATCTATCAGATTATTGGAAAATGGGTACATTCAGAAGATAAAGTCTATGGCTCACTGTATCGCAAACGTTATATTTTGATGTGGGCAGAAGCGATTCTGGGATTGACCTACCTTAGTCAATTGGTACACGTTGCTTCCCGATTCCAAAATGCTGATGTACGCCATCTGAGTCTTTCCAGTGCATGGATTATCTATGCGATTCTCATTATTGTGATCGGTATGGTTGTTCAGAAATCCAAATTGCGGATTATCGGAATATTGTTTATCTTTTTCACCTTACTCAAAATTATTTTTATCGATCTTCCAGATATTTCGATTGGCGTACGGGCGATCTTGTTTATTATATTAGGTGTGGTTGGACTGGGATTATCGCGTTTATTTTACAAACGCCGGGATAACAATGGACAACCTCCATCACAAGAGCCACCACTAGAAGCTAATATACCAACGAACAATCCTGAACGTTCTTATGAATCTTCAACTGAACCATTAGATAACCGTTCTGCTGATGTACCACCTGCTTCACCCGATAAACCTAAACATAATGATGATCTTTCATAA
- a CDS encoding M50 family metallopeptidase — protein MNKWLNTILLLIASAVLTRLIPFSSLFRNLNTMIHEFGHAMITLITSGQVSSIELNADHSGVTYTTISSMWSGLPIGLAGYMGSSIFVIVLFYLYHKRKQKEGIVLTGIIALIMLILYVHHGFGLYWLIGFVIVSGVMVIAPEWLRNGYYLLILFLTLEESVLSSITILWLSITSPAGAGDAAGLAQQFGIPAVLWGVLFAGFSLWCAHRSLQLFWRKRKPPVYRAGGARR, from the coding sequence TTGAATAAATGGTTAAATACGATTTTGTTATTGATCGCCTCAGCGGTATTGACACGATTGATCCCTTTTTCATCGTTATTTCGTAATTTGAACACGATGATTCATGAATTTGGACATGCTATGATTACGTTAATTACATCCGGTCAGGTCAGTAGTATAGAGCTGAATGCAGACCATAGTGGAGTGACATATACGACGATAAGTTCTATGTGGAGCGGACTTCCGATCGGATTAGCAGGATATATGGGTTCTTCGATATTTGTGATTGTTTTATTTTATCTGTATCACAAACGCAAGCAAAAAGAAGGCATTGTGTTAACAGGCATTATTGCGCTGATTATGTTGATATTATATGTGCATCATGGATTCGGTCTGTACTGGTTAATCGGATTTGTGATTGTTAGTGGTGTCATGGTGATTGCGCCCGAATGGTTACGTAATGGTTATTATTTGTTGATTCTGTTTTTGACACTAGAAGAATCGGTACTATCCTCGATTACGATTCTGTGGCTTAGTATTACTAGCCCTGCTGGAGCTGGAGATGCCGCTGGACTAGCGCAACAATTCGGGATTCCTGCTGTATTATGGGGTGTGCTTTTTGCAGGCTTTTCATTGTGGTGTGCACACCGTTCTCTTCAATTATTTTGGCGTAAACGAAAACCACCGGTATACCGAGCAGGAGGAGCGCGCAGATGA
- a CDS encoding N-acyl-D-glucosamine 2-epimerase produces MSTPLQRNRPWAMHGASIQIDPLFPYYANRSPQSIADELALAGYRTVHYFVVNEQQVDIALVEALQQREIAVWALVLGNGTFSVELAPKEWSSWRMELLKPINDGFERFSHFSTEYIQWKKEVIAYLVANVPFDGIEIAEPYFPEWNGIERGVYGDIGPLAQQAFLDKYGMDMPNFTRSSAANYYTKIPYIYERWVDMRVEAVNGLIHEIINGEHGARDVRPDIKVATWSLAVRDPEATQKLREWQGLDALAMIDLVKPDMHILQTHWPDWMKRGLPSNYIRDYESIAAPIRALHPKLPLGIQADIGSKSSMIKGRRWIDELEHHAYALGYQSWTAYEYHIGGYMYAEPPLPSSGLRIAPDEVMIIYNKRIDPQSIGTVTLYPAIGLGKSYELKVSQSAVDGNRLFLRFTRSLPNTSFQLEIKDVSDTPDLWLLKGKKANRTPRKTKVFIVQEE; encoded by the coding sequence ATGAGTACACCGCTACAGCGTAATCGTCCGTGGGCGATGCATGGCGCAAGTATACAGATCGATCCGTTATTTCCGTATTATGCTAATCGATCCCCGCAAAGTATCGCTGACGAATTAGCGCTTGCTGGATACCGAACAGTTCATTATTTTGTTGTGAATGAGCAACAGGTCGATATCGCACTGGTAGAAGCATTGCAACAGCGAGAAATAGCAGTATGGGCGCTTGTACTAGGAAATGGCACATTCAGTGTAGAACTTGCGCCTAAAGAATGGTCGTCCTGGCGGATGGAATTGCTCAAGCCGATCAATGATGGATTTGAGCGCTTTTCTCACTTTTCAACCGAATATATTCAATGGAAAAAAGAAGTGATCGCTTATCTGGTAGCAAATGTTCCTTTCGATGGAATTGAGATTGCAGAACCTTATTTTCCAGAATGGAACGGAATCGAACGCGGAGTATATGGAGATATTGGACCGCTTGCACAGCAAGCTTTTCTCGACAAATACGGAATGGATATGCCCAACTTTACCCGTTCTTCCGCGGCTAATTATTATACAAAAATTCCTTATATTTATGAGCGCTGGGTTGATATGCGTGTAGAAGCAGTCAATGGATTAATTCATGAAATTATTAATGGCGAGCATGGAGCGAGAGATGTGCGCCCGGATATTAAAGTAGCTACATGGTCATTAGCTGTACGCGATCCTGAAGCCACTCAAAAGCTACGTGAATGGCAAGGGCTGGATGCGCTGGCGATGATCGATCTGGTCAAGCCTGATATGCATATTTTGCAGACGCATTGGCCGGATTGGATGAAGCGTGGTCTACCCTCTAACTATATTCGAGATTATGAAAGTATAGCTGCACCGATCCGAGCATTACATCCCAAATTACCTCTTGGTATTCAAGCAGATATCGGCTCCAAATCCAGTATGATCAAAGGAAGACGTTGGATAGATGAACTGGAACATCATGCCTATGCGCTTGGATATCAGAGCTGGACCGCTTATGAATACCATATTGGTGGGTATATGTATGCAGAGCCTCCTTTACCTTCATCGGGTCTTCGTATAGCACCTGATGAAGTGATGATTATTTATAATAAGCGGATTGATCCACAATCTATTGGTACGGTTACGTTATATCCAGCGATCGGATTGGGTAAATCATATGAGTTGAAAGTCAGTCAATCGGCTGTAGATGGCAATCGGTTATTTTTGCGATTCACGAGGTCGTTACCGAATACCTCTTTTCAATTAGAGATCAAAGATGTGAGTGATACCCCTGATCTATGGTTACTGAAAGGCAAAAAGGCGAATCGTACACCGCGCAAAACAAAAGTATTCATCGTACAGGAAGAGTAA
- a CDS encoding pectin acetylesterase-family hydrolase yields MVLTTIEWLIIVAVVVVVILFVIKRPTRVVSFAESPLYKWNRVDLSGIVVAGDGSPYYLLTKRGKSKNVVVYFSGGGISWDRNTASKPFGLRTLLHNRELGYYFANIPFYKTDLLGGMLDNHREDNPFYDWTIVYIPYATGDFHIGNNKVKYKGKGKIHFTAHYSGRPNTLKGLDWLFDHITEPDKLFIAGASAGGFGSAFWAPHIAEHYPHAQIYHYADGSYLSSHQWHHIIDEVWQSKFEQHFGYPIEEDIIAAAFRYNAQKLPANTILLQSNTLYDKVLPSYEAVLNQQTIGLVSGDDVMTQSWSQGMLDSAGQLDQELDNYYYFVTDYGVGTKKRSTPHTLSPSRVFYTAEESGVKLSRWLGDIINKDKLYSVGKEFVESPMGK; encoded by the coding sequence ATGGTGTTGACTACCATTGAATGGTTGATTATTGTAGCGGTTGTTGTCGTTGTTATTCTATTTGTTATTAAGCGTCCTACTCGTGTAGTCAGCTTTGCTGAATCGCCATTGTATAAATGGAATCGGGTAGATCTAAGCGGTATTGTAGTAGCGGGAGATGGCTCACCTTATTACCTGCTAACCAAGCGTGGCAAAAGTAAAAATGTAGTCGTTTATTTTTCCGGTGGAGGGATTAGCTGGGATCGCAATACCGCTTCCAAGCCATTCGGATTGCGTACCTTATTGCATAATCGGGAGTTAGGTTATTATTTTGCCAATATTCCTTTTTACAAAACCGATCTGTTAGGCGGTATGCTGGATAATCATCGTGAAGATAATCCTTTTTACGATTGGACAATTGTCTATATTCCTTATGCGACAGGAGACTTCCATATTGGCAACAATAAAGTAAAGTATAAAGGAAAAGGTAAAATTCATTTTACAGCTCATTACAGTGGTAGACCAAATACGCTAAAAGGATTAGATTGGTTATTCGATCATATTACTGAACCGGATAAATTATTTATCGCAGGAGCTAGTGCAGGCGGATTTGGATCAGCATTCTGGGCTCCTCATATTGCAGAACATTATCCGCATGCCCAAATCTATCATTATGCAGATGGTTCTTATTTATCGTCTCATCAGTGGCATCATATTATTGATGAAGTGTGGCAATCCAAATTTGAGCAGCATTTCGGCTATCCGATCGAAGAAGATATTATTGCAGCGGCATTTCGTTACAATGCACAGAAGCTTCCAGCGAATACGATCTTGCTACAATCCAATACGTTATATGATAAAGTCTTACCTTCCTATGAAGCTGTACTGAATCAGCAGACAATCGGATTAGTGAGTGGAGACGATGTTATGACGCAGAGCTGGTCTCAAGGTATGCTTGATTCTGCCGGACAACTGGATCAAGAGTTAGACAATTATTATTACTTTGTGACCGATTATGGGGTGGGTACGAAGAAACGAAGTACACCGCATACTCTATCACCATCACGCGTTTTTTACACTGCTGAAGAAAGTGGTGTGAAATTAAGCCGTTGGTTGGGAGACATTATTAACAAAGATAAACTGTATTCTGTAGGAAAAGAATTTGTAGAATCTCCTATGGGCAAATAA
- a CDS encoding class I SAM-dependent methyltransferase: MLHSLTAIDNYRNLGYLSTDNPYLWLHYLVSAEERIVNLERVTTLQELSNANPVLDYVERTLRILDQLRVSYWQKELIEEVLIWSETAKGGTMRERIRWQEQGINLFVHNEGSAELYMHASADPQQERTQLVTTLIRTHGLIGQCLRGEVPFAENVPLTDQVSHGVLSPEEMKTTLLILNRCIIEAVSSELWQQVQDDVLALIQPIVYQEQPLDWTTEDRILRLRAASIHKGENTVESLHQLNAQINLEQSFALLDHQTFWYVEAALQDFSFEEFAKIFTLISHIVPKDVRHISFERLMNTMYYDYKGIKKVNVYKKRMIEKVLAECSWDQLSTGTWGQDSPHLSYECVQEPHIADTVFFNFVFSPAAEKLIEFCIEAEKSPLYEKAVLLLFDLFGLRRDAYDRFHNEESYLEMMNQTVDYKRILLRYIVGETIIDIGPGGGVMLDLIEEEWSDKRAIGIDISENVIEALQRKKQLEGRSWEVMKGDALALREIVEPGSVDSVLFSSILHELYSYVPFNGHKFNLETVAAALSSAYDVLSTGGRIIIRDGIMTEPTGQKRRIQFLQDDGLSALERYAQDFVGRSIEYEVTGEQEVMMLVNDAMEFLYTYTWGEEAYVHEVQEQFGYMTPSQYRTFIEQTLGAQAHIVHLESFLQAGYTEALQPKVNITDEWGESVPLPDSTCIIVIEKT; encoded by the coding sequence ATGCTACATTCATTAACTGCTATAGACAATTATCGTAATCTTGGTTATTTATCTACCGATAATCCATATCTCTGGCTACATTATTTGGTATCCGCTGAAGAACGGATTGTGAATCTAGAACGTGTAACGACTTTGCAAGAATTAAGCAATGCCAATCCTGTACTGGATTATGTAGAACGTACATTACGCATTCTGGATCAATTGCGAGTATCGTACTGGCAAAAAGAGCTGATCGAAGAAGTGCTGATATGGTCTGAAACAGCCAAAGGCGGAACGATGCGTGAACGGATACGCTGGCAAGAACAAGGCATTAATTTATTTGTACATAATGAAGGCTCGGCAGAATTGTATATGCATGCTTCTGCTGATCCACAGCAAGAACGTACTCAATTAGTGACTACGTTGATTCGGACACATGGACTAATCGGTCAATGTCTGCGTGGAGAAGTACCTTTTGCAGAAAATGTCCCGTTAACTGATCAAGTCAGTCATGGCGTTTTATCACCAGAAGAAATGAAAACGACTTTACTGATACTGAACCGTTGTATTATAGAAGCCGTTTCGTCAGAATTATGGCAACAAGTACAAGATGATGTGCTTGCATTGATCCAACCGATTGTCTATCAAGAGCAACCTTTAGATTGGACAACCGAAGATCGGATACTGCGCTTACGGGCTGCCAGTATTCATAAAGGAGAAAATACAGTTGAAAGTCTACACCAACTGAATGCACAGATTAATCTAGAGCAATCTTTTGCATTGCTTGACCATCAGACGTTCTGGTATGTAGAAGCCGCATTACAAGATTTCTCTTTTGAAGAGTTTGCCAAAATATTCACATTGATCAGTCATATCGTTCCTAAAGATGTACGCCATATCAGTTTTGAACGATTAATGAATACGATGTATTACGATTATAAAGGCATCAAAAAAGTAAATGTCTACAAAAAAAGAATGATTGAGAAAGTGTTGGCAGAGTGCTCTTGGGATCAATTATCTACAGGCACATGGGGACAAGATAGTCCGCATTTGAGTTATGAATGTGTGCAAGAGCCTCATATTGCGGATACAGTCTTTTTTAACTTTGTTTTTTCACCAGCGGCAGAGAAATTAATTGAATTCTGTATCGAAGCAGAAAAGTCACCGCTATACGAGAAAGCTGTCTTGTTATTATTTGATCTATTTGGATTACGGCGTGATGCTTATGATCGTTTTCATAATGAAGAAAGTTATCTTGAAATGATGAATCAGACGGTCGATTATAAGCGTATATTGCTCCGTTATATAGTCGGCGAGACGATTATAGATATCGGACCAGGTGGCGGTGTGATGCTAGACTTGATCGAAGAAGAATGGTCGGATAAACGTGCGATCGGTATCGATATTTCGGAAAATGTGATCGAAGCTTTACAACGTAAAAAGCAATTAGAAGGTCGCTCGTGGGAAGTAATGAAAGGCGATGCGCTAGCATTACGAGAAATTGTTGAACCTGGCAGTGTGGATAGTGTGTTATTTTCGTCGATTTTACATGAGTTATATTCATACGTTCCATTTAACGGGCATAAGTTCAATCTGGAAACGGTCGCTGCGGCTTTATCCAGTGCGTATGATGTTCTTTCTACAGGTGGACGCATTATTATTCGGGATGGCATTATGACCGAACCGACAGGGCAGAAGCGCCGCATTCAGTTTTTGCAAGATGATGGTCTGTCCGCATTAGAACGATATGCTCAAGATTTTGTCGGTCGTTCGATTGAGTATGAAGTGACAGGAGAGCAAGAAGTGATGATGCTTGTAAATGATGCGATGGAATTTCTATATACGTACACATGGGGAGAAGAAGCTTATGTGCATGAAGTACAGGAGCAGTTCGGGTATATGACACCTTCTCAATATCGTACTTTTATCGAGCAGACTTTAGGAGCACAAGCACATATTGTTCATTTAGAATCTTTTTTACAAGCCGGTTATACCGAAGCATTACAACCAAAAGTAAACATAACAGATGAGTGGGGCGAATCTGTTCCTTTGCCAGATAGTACCTGTATTATCGTGATTGAAAAAACCTAA
- a CDS encoding MFS transporter → MVAIENFSWKRNLVVLWLGVFFCSTAYSISIPFLPIFLKADLGVTSNLEIWSGIAFGITFLASALISPFWGSLSDKYGRKPMLIRSGFSLAALYLINYFVTDPYLFLVVRIFQGLLAGFVPASIALVGTNTPENKTGYALGVMATSGATGTIIGPLIGGVVSYYFGNRNTFLFSAAIVLIAALIATFWAKEHNFNRSAKRSHVRDDLKQAAGNPIFVALLILAGISTFSIMILEPLITIYVQSLGVSNNNASLSSGIVFSAVGVATLIMAPRWGKVGGKIGYGKILFIGLLGSGIGNLLQFFFTSIWGFGILRFAYGLFYAAVLPSINALIVKVTPSDFRGRAFGLNQSASQIATMAGPIIGGLLGHWIDIRWVFVINGVMLLICALFVKRRSWEIPVLENSSESIGKVPHS, encoded by the coding sequence GTGGTAGCTATCGAGAACTTTTCATGGAAACGGAATTTAGTTGTACTGTGGTTAGGAGTCTTTTTTTGTAGTACAGCGTACTCTATCTCTATCCCATTTCTACCTATTTTTCTAAAAGCCGATCTGGGCGTAACAAGCAATTTAGAGATATGGTCAGGGATTGCGTTTGGGATTACTTTTTTGGCGAGTGCGTTAATTTCACCATTCTGGGGATCATTATCGGATAAATACGGACGGAAACCGATGCTGATTCGTTCAGGTTTTAGTCTAGCGGCTCTATACTTGATTAATTATTTTGTAACAGACCCTTATTTATTTTTGGTGGTGCGTATTTTTCAAGGATTGCTTGCAGGGTTTGTACCAGCATCGATTGCTCTTGTCGGCACCAACACACCGGAAAATAAAACCGGTTATGCACTGGGAGTCATGGCAACCTCAGGCGCAACAGGTACGATTATAGGCCCGCTGATTGGCGGAGTTGTGAGTTATTATTTTGGTAATCGCAATACATTTTTATTTTCAGCAGCAATTGTATTGATCGCAGCTCTTATCGCTACCTTTTGGGCAAAAGAACATAATTTTAATCGTTCAGCTAAGCGTTCTCATGTTCGTGATGATCTCAAGCAAGCCGCAGGGAATCCTATATTTGTAGCGCTATTGATATTGGCGGGCATCAGCACCTTTTCAATTATGATTTTGGAACCGCTGATTACGATCTATGTACAAAGTTTGGGAGTATCGAACAATAATGCTTCATTAAGTTCAGGAATTGTGTTCTCCGCTGTCGGTGTAGCTACATTAATTATGGCTCCACGCTGGGGTAAAGTAGGTGGTAAAATAGGATACGGTAAAATCTTATTTATCGGCTTATTAGGAAGCGGTATCGGAAATCTGTTACAATTTTTCTTTACGAGTATCTGGGGATTTGGTATATTGCGATTTGCGTATGGATTATTTTATGCGGCAGTATTACCATCGATCAATGCTTTAATTGTCAAAGTCACACCGTCTGATTTTCGCGGTAGAGCTTTTGGATTGAATCAATCTGCTTCCCAGATCGCTACGATGGCAGGGCCGATTATCGGTGGTCTGCTCGGACACTGGATTGATATTCGCTGGGTGTTTGTGATCAATGGGGTTATGTTATTGATCTGCGCGCTTTTTGTGAAGCGACGTAGTTGGGAAATTCCTGTACTGGAGAATTCCTCTGAATCAATTGGTAAAGTACCTCATTCATAA
- the rnhA gene encoding ribonuclease H: MAKSKYYVVWEGHRPGIYTSWADCQQHTNGYKDAKYKSYETLAEAEKVYAEGWKKHWGQGKSISSSSSTSGNSYNKRTSSSATISKDLIDYDSISVDVGTRGNPGPVEYQGVDTQTGKVIFTCGPIAKGTNNLGEFLAIVHALAYLHRQGSSKTIYSDSANALKWVKQKKAVSTLIRDESTAEIWNLVDRAEQWLRTHKYDNKILKWETKSWGEIKADYGRK; the protein is encoded by the coding sequence ATGGCAAAGTCAAAATATTATGTAGTATGGGAAGGGCATCGTCCAGGAATCTATACCTCTTGGGCAGATTGTCAGCAACATACTAATGGATACAAAGATGCTAAATATAAATCATATGAAACGCTTGCTGAAGCTGAAAAAGTATATGCAGAAGGCTGGAAAAAGCACTGGGGACAGGGCAAAAGTATTTCTTCTAGCAGCTCAACTAGCGGTAATAGTTATAATAAGCGTACTTCGTCTTCAGCCACCATTTCTAAAGATCTAATAGACTACGATAGTATATCAGTAGATGTAGGCACACGTGGTAATCCGGGGCCTGTAGAATATCAGGGAGTGGATACACAGACAGGTAAAGTCATCTTCACTTGTGGCCCGATTGCCAAAGGAACAAATAATCTAGGGGAATTTCTAGCGATTGTTCACGCGCTTGCTTATCTGCATCGTCAAGGTAGTAGCAAAACAATCTATAGTGATTCTGCTAATGCGCTGAAATGGGTAAAGCAAAAAAAGGCAGTCTCTACACTGATTCGTGATGAATCTACCGCTGAGATTTGGAATTTGGTGGATCGTGCAGAACAATGGCTACGTACACATAAGTATGATAATAAGATTTTGAAATGGGAAACAAAAAGCTGGGGCGAGATCAAAGCCGATTATGGACGCAAATAG